The Daphnia carinata strain CSIRO-1 chromosome 9, CSIRO_AGI_Dcar_HiC_V3, whole genome shotgun sequence nucleotide sequence ttaaatgacAGAAACAATTCTAAGATATCGATCGATATCTATCTAGCAGACGGGGCAAAACAAAGGAACAAATTCTACGTAATTTTTAACCCCAACACGGGCGGCAATTTGTGCTCTCACACACGTGGTGTTGCTTTTAGGCGTCAATCAATTGAAGTACAGAATTTTAATGTAGCGTTTGCCATGGACAAACTATTGACTAGTTGTCCTCAATGTCGAGAGCCTTATTCTATCCGCTGTAAGTAATAGTGCCATTGACACAACAATAACATTAAACATTATTATAAAGTCCTCTTTTGTACTAGTACCGTCGACCCGATACTATAGTCGATGCGGGTTGCCCCTGACATTGCAGTGTGGACATGGTGTTTGTTACCACTGTGTTGTATCAAAAAGATCAAATCAAAAGCATGGCACAATTGTTACCAAGCATGACCCTAATACCACCACAATTAGCTGTGCAATCTGCAATGTTGTCTCAACCATTTCCCATGAAGCAGTAAGAAATGTTAAGGCATTGATTAATTGCTACCAGCTGGGTCTCATTCAGCTGGAGGAGCTCGAACTTCAAGTGGctgaagaaaacatttgcttTAAAGGTATGTGCATTAAATTATGAAGTGCCATTCTTTATTTGTAATATTAATTTTCTAGATGGAAGTGATGGCTTGTTTGTTCCCAGTAGTCCCTCGCCTACTCTTGAAAGACAACGGTTTATTACATTAGAAAAATGTTCCACTCACAGTTTCGCAATGGAATTTTGGTGCTATGAAGATGAAGTTCCATTGTGTAAAGGTTGCAGGATGTCTAATCATCTTCAACATGATGTTGTCAAAATGATAGATAGAAACAAAGATGAAATGGACACGTTCTATTCCATAGCTGACGCAACGGTACAGCTGGTCGACGACATGAAGAAAACTTGCAATGAAATTAAGGAACAAACCAACCGTGTCCAATCAGAATATGACGTCGCCATTAAAGAggtagttcttttttttcagttttattattgacgattatttcattttattttacgtTTTGTACAGATGAGAAGACATTTCAACGACTTGCATGCAATTCTAGCTGCTCGTGAGCAACAGGTCCAGGATCAGTTATTTAGAGCATTCCAAGAATGCACTAGTCCTCTAAAAAGCGTTGAACGACATTTATGCGATGCATCTCAGGATGTTAGTTTTCAATTGCAAAAGGCAGCCACTGCTGTCAACAACCATACCCCGCCGAGTCGATCATCCATCACACGATGGACGGAATCAATTCGACAGTTTAATATCTACGAAACTATTATCAAAGAGACACTGGCTAATATAAACACAGTGACTTTTTCTACGATGATGGAACCGATTCCAGAATATGCCGATCATCTTCTCCATGATTCAGTGGCTTCCATCAGTTCCGTCAGTGATGGCTTCACCTTCTGGACCCAACTTCAAAATCAATATGGCGATCTTAGGcaaaagacaaacaaacagCTAGTGGACAATTTGAATTCAAAGTCTCCGTGCGagcaaacagaaaataaaaaggccagGAAACATCCGCATGTAATATCACCGTCGATAGCAGCTAACCGACAGTACGACGTTGGAACCAATTTAACTGGCCGTGTCGTCCATGTCGATGTACAACGCTTCTACGTTCATGTACTAAGTGGTTCATGTTCTCAAGACGCTATTAGTGAACTGGACCAGCTACATACCCGACTTCAAATGTGTGACAGGAATCCCGCGCCTGGATTGCATGTGCTGGTAACGACACCTAGAGGAGGAAACTGATACTTGGTTCTTCTAACGTACATAGCAAATCATTGAAATTTCTCCTTTTCAGCACACGGGCCAACTGGTGGCTGGACTGTTCCAGGGAATGTGGTACCGTGCCCTTATTGAAGAGATTAATCTCAAATGCAATGATATAGTCATCTTTTTCGTTGACTACGGTAATCGGGAGCTGACAAGCGTTCAGTCCATTCGGGTGTTGAGCGATGACATGATAAACTTGCCGGCTCAAGCTATACGTTGTGCGCTACCTAAAAACACGGCCATGTCAGAAATCgccgaaataaaagaaacccAACACATTCACATGCAAGTTGATCGCGTGGAACATGGCAGAGTAGGTCGGCTTGATGGACAGGAACTCACCTTGTGGATCACACTGTAAACGAAACACTTCATATTATTGACATCTAATTCTTTGTTCGCACATTTTTATCGATATTTAGGCTTAAACCACCAGAATGCCAAAATGACAGTACGGTAAATTCCCAAGAGAATCCAGTGGATCCATTTATAGCCTGGCCACAATCGAAACTCCACAAAATTCGAACTATTCCTACTCCACCTCCACCGGAGGCCATGGGTACCAAAAGGAAACGATTTCCTGCCAAGGATTGGGTACCCACGGTAGTGAATCCTTCTACTAAATCACGATCCACAATGTCTACGAAATCAGAAGATGTGCCAATGCCCATCGTCTTACCAATAGCCCTGAACCAAGGCCAAGAAAACCGTCACCGTACGAAGATAATTACAAGTCATTTGAATTCAGCTGGAGATTTCTACGTCCGGGTCGAATCAGCTCAAAAGACCTACCTCAATTTAATTCAGCAACTCGATAGCCATTTTTCCATGAGCTCTGAATTGCTAGAGGAGCTGGCACCAGTTGGACAAGTGTGCGCTATTAAGTTGGACGGCCAATGGAATCGTTGTCGAATTATCGGAATAGTGGACGATAAAACTGTATCTGTCCACTTGATGGACGTTGGTAAAAGAGTAAATTCCACCGAACTCTATCGACTGGAACAACCACGCAAGTTCATTTGATAATCTTTACTTTTGTGAAAgtatttaattgtttttaaaaataggatgGATGGCGACGCCAGTGCTGGCTTTACATTGCCGTTTGTGGGGTATCCGTCCAGCTGGACACGCGACCAAGTGGTCAGGATCTTCATTCGATAAGATGAAAGAAGCAATCAAGATGAGCAGTGCTCTCTTTGTGCAAGTTTATTTTATCcaggaagaagaaatcgaAGACAGTGGCATATTTGCATCTGTTCATTACGTCCGTTTCTATTACGAATACATCCAGCCAGGTGGACCCATGGAATTCGATCAGACATTGACGTGTTGTCTTAACGATCAGTTACTGGAACACGGACTAGCACTCAGGTAAAAATCATCAAGTGtgacatttcattttgctacatccttttgtattttaaagGGATCCGATGCCGGTCACTGTCCAGCCTTCACCTAAATGTTGGCTGCCTAGTGTCTCTTTACCACCCGTATTAGAAAATGCCATGCCCATTTGGTTGGATGATGAAGGGTTCATCTATTTGCATCGACCTTCTGGCCCGACTAATCACATGTCAGTCATCAAGAAATTGCTCCAATGGCATTACGATAAATCAACACCCACTGCGGACGATTTGACTCATTGGATCAAAGATGAACCATGCGTTGTCTTGTAGGTTGACATTTCAAATAACTTTTAGCGTTCAATTACCTTTTGTTCGATTTTCACGCAGGTACACCGATATGAAATGGTATAGAGCAATCGTTCAATCGTGTGATGATGAGAAGCAAACGGCTTCAGTCTTTTTCGTTGATTATGGCAATTCTCAACTGGATGTCCCTTACACGAACATGAGGAAATCATTGCTGTGCTACGAATATCCAATTCAAGCCACTAGATGTCGTTTGGCCAGGTTTCCTGCACCCGGTGTCAAACCAGACGAAGAGCAATTGGCCACATTGCACGAATTACTCGTTGATAAACGAATCACAGTCACGGTGACAAACAAATCGATGGGAGGCGTAGAGCCGGTGGTTGAAATTCAATATACCGAAACTGGAAGTCGAGTTTTAGATGAGATTTTTGATCTCTTGACGTCCGGATATAGAGATAAATCACCTTCATGCGAAATCGATGTTGTCCAAACATCATTACCGCCTTCGCTAGCGTCTAGTGCAGCACCTACTCCGGAGCCAACTGTGCCCCTTAGCAGCGTTGATCAAGACGATTCCATTTTTGATGTGGCTTCTTCTGAGTTCTCTGACGACGTTTATcccattttcaattttgattttcttaacAGTCTCGAATTTCAAGAGATGGACCTTTATCGACCATTAATCGTGCCCAGTCGTGTTTCCTTACCTGTTTGCATTCTTTCCATCGTCGATTCAGAGGACTTTCGTGCAGTCATACAACCGACACGACACTGGTTGAAAGACAGTCCGTCTCAATGGCAGGCACAGGTGGACGGTTTTGGCCGTCTTCAAACAGAACTTCAGCGTGCCGCGCCCCTTTTCCCAGATATTGATGTCGGAGAATCaagtaaaatttatttttcattaccATTTGTCCTTagttgatttccttttttcgtttcattttagAGAGTCCATGTGCTTGCAAGTACTCGGAAAACAATTGCTGGTACAGGGGGAAACTTGCCGGTTATGTTGACGATGAACTGAGTATCGTCAAAGTAGAATTGGTGGACATTGGCATCACTTTGGATGTACGAAGCTGTCATGTCAAACAATTGCCAACAGAATACCTTAGTGTTAGttgttataattttttaaaattttgttcaaattctatttAAACTTTATTGCTCTTCATAGCTACCGCGTCATTCGACAACATCCAGATTGGTTGATTCCGCCGTCTCCCCATTATATCCACCCAGTCTGGACCATTTACGGGCTTCTATGAAAAAGAACAGGCAATTTACTGCTTTTTTcaaagtaaatgtttaaaacaaaaacaaatatttgtgAAATTATATTAAATCTATGCTtcaccgctagatggctaatgattttttaaaaattttttaggaGGTTAATCAGCCACATCAAATGACGTTATTTTACAGAGATAAAAACGGTAAAAATATTCCAGCCatcgaataaaagaaaagagagtaTTTTATGTGAGTTACCTTTTGCGAGATGTTTGGGGAAGCAGAAAATTATggtgaatttttgttttgttatatTCCCACAAATATTTTAACCAAGATAAAGATCAAGAGTAATGGTTTTgctcatttttgttcttttcctgCAAATCCCTGATCGTTTTCGGCATGAAGAACGAAATACAGATCAAGAAACCACAATAACAAAAGTGTTACTGTGATTGGTCAGTGTggtgaaaaatcattttaaatattCCAACTGTCAGAGACTTTGTGGGTTCCCAGACAGGGACGATATGATGGATGAGtaggtttccctttttttaagtgctcccctctctttttctttctagaacACTCCCCTCGGGTATCCATTCACATACCTGTATTCAGTGTCCACTACCTTTAtaatccatttgtttttctcttttcttttttaatttttccttggaataagcaaaacaacaaaaaaaagagagtagTAATAGCCTCATGAGCATTTATTACAAGGCGATGCTACCCGCATCATCAAGCGATTCATTGGTTCCTTTAAATAACTGTATCAAGTAGACAATTGACGATGGCCTCTTAAACCTATTTTATGTTTAAGAGTTTGAAGAGCAAACATGACCAACGTGATCACGGTCTGAAATAATTTGCCAGACACGTGAAGAACATCTTCCTTTTAGAAATTCAGTACCAAGACGAGCAACCccgattttaaaaattcacgaacgtaaatggaaaatgaaaaccacTTCCTCGTCTTCTTTGCACGCCAATTTCGTCGCGTAGACGTCGCTCGACACGCTGACACATATTAAATAAAACGATCTGGCAACGTGCGCTTGGTTTTAGAGGGTTAGGAGAACGCCTCTTGGCATTTTTTCTTGCGATATTCCTTTAGCCTTTTTATTCCTGTGGTAgagtgtgtttgtgtgtgttagtGGGTGTGTTCCGTCCAAAGTGCCTTTTGtgtatgtctgtgtgtgtgcctttttttttttcccactctTAAATCAGTTATAATCAAATCTGTTAAGATTACATGACGCCGATTTGGTtcgataaagaaaatgtggcTACTTTATAAGGGAAATACCGTTGCTATGAAGTTTGTTTGACGGTTGCCACTTCCTTGAGAGACACCTCCGGGTACACTATTGTGTTACCTTATGCCTTTACGGATGACACCTCAACTCGTTGACAACGACGACTATCAAGTGATTCTTAAACGTTCCGCATCGatttaataaagaaaaacaggaagagGCCACAGGAAGGGCTGGTCCTTCCTTGTTTCTCAGTTCTTCTGCTGCCCTTATTACAGACTCTCTCAATGAGAAGTTGCTTCACTGCCTTTatactttttattttggtcCTGCCAAACAAGTGCCCTTGTTAGTTATTTGTAGAAGAATAGTTTTGTGGTATCAAAAAAGTGTGCTGCTCATGCCTGCTATGATGGAGTTTGAAGATAGGAAGTGGCGGGATAGAGAGGCTCTgaaacacatcatcggacaaTGGAATGCCAATCGTCTAGACCTCTTTTCCCTGTCTGAACCCAATGAGGTATTTGTTAAATGCCTGAGTTATTGATTAGTCCCACATTTAACATATGTATTCTTTTATAATGTGTGGTTGCAGGAATTTGAGTTCCACGGGGTGATGAGGTTCTACTTTCAAGACGCAGGACAGAAAATTGCCACGAAATGCATCAGGGTGTCGTCTACAGCCTCGACTCAGGCGGTGATAGAGACCCTGATTGAAAAGTTCAGGCCGGACATGAAGATGCTTCACATGGCAGCCTACGCCCTCTACGAGATCCACCCCAACGGTGGTATAACTTGCCAATCATTTTAGTGGTTCTTTTGCACAATGTTTAAATgcctattttcctttttgttttgtacacaAAGCAGAGGAGAGGTGCCTTGGTGCCGATGAGAAACCTTTGCTGGTCCAGTTGAACTGGCACAAGGACGACCGCGAGGGCCGTTTCCTTTTGAGAAGAGCCGACGAGAAATCGACTCTGCCGGCCCAACAGCCTCCGGAAGAATCGAGTTTCCGTCGCAAATTctccaaaagagagaaacgcaACGCcaagaaagagaacaaactCCGCAAGTTGAAGAGTTCGGAAAACGACGGCGGTGGTTGTAACGATGGCGAAAACGGTGGCAAAAATGGAACAACAGTGGCCGAAAAGCTTTACACGGAGCTTCCGGAGACGAGTTTCACACGCTCCATCAGTAATCCGGAAGCTGTGATGCGTCGTCGTAGACAGCAAAAATTGGAACGTAAATTACAGCTTTTCCGGTCGAAAGATGGCGGCCCAGACACTGGCGGAACACTTAAAGTAAATCCTGTCaattaaattcttttaaaataataaattaacattatttatcataGATTTATGGGGAGAGTTTGTGCCGTGATGTGCCGTACAAGACGCTGTTGCTGTCTGTTCGCGAAACGGCCGCCTACGTCGTTCGTGAAATGCTGGACAAGTATGCACTGACGAGAGAGGATCCATCCAATTATTGCCTTGTCCAGGTGACGGGTGGAACTCAACCGACTGGCAATAACAACAGTGGAGGCGAGCCACCTAGCGAGTACATCCTGGAAGACGACGAGTGTCCTTTATCAATTCTGATGAACCACACTCCAGGGACAGGTAAGAGGATGATGGCATCGATCGGTGGATCGTGAGTGTTGTCTATTTAATTGCTTTTTCTGGCTGCGTACGCGCTCGCCCAGTTGGCCGTTGCTATGGGTAACACACGCGTAACTCTGAGTGACGGATATAAaactcttctttctctttaaagGGCAAAAGTGTGTCGCTAAGCAACGCGGCGACAAggaaaacggggggggggggttcacaTTTGCAAGGGCATATCTCCTAATGGATTCAGTTGCGTCTCAGTTGCACGTCAGGTTGGACTTGTCTCTCAtccgtacaaaaaaaaagggagaatttCATCCAACGTTTGAAACCATTCATTTTTGGGGGAGGGGTGGGGGCAGGTCTCGTCGTCAACGGAAGGAAAATGATAGGCATGTGGTCGTTTTCGGCTGGTCACCGAACACGCAACAATTCTTCTTGCAAACGCGAAATTTTACTAGgtttcttttcaatgtttgAAGTGTTGCGTATCACACCAGTTCCGATCGATATTTCGCAATATCGATGCCTTAATCCAAATTTTTCTGCATGTATTTGatccatttgttttaaatcgtCCAACAGGTCCAGTCATGTTTCACGTCAGGAGACGGCCAGCTGACAGCAATTCACAAGCTGCTCGTCGTCGTAAAAAGAAGCTCAGCGGAAGTGGAAGTCAAGGTGGAAACAACCAGAACGCCAATAGTTCCAACACTGGATCCATCGGTCGTTTGGGCGAATTGGCATCGCCGGATCAAGATCCCGAACAACGCACTTTGCCCTACTTGGTCGAATTGAATCCAGACGGAAGTGAAGTCCGTCAAGGCAATCAAGTTAGACGTCATTTCGTCTCGCCCACTGTGACGGAAGTCGGTTCGGAACGACCTGCTCCGCCACATCCGTCCTCACCTATCGCTGGTAAATAATTGCATTGCCATCTACCGGCATTTTCctcaatcatttttattaatttttttctagttcCGTCTATTCAACTCTTTGGGCCGGGAATACATCCGCGTCATTGCGTACTTGCTCATACGGAAGGGATGGTGACATTGACACCCTGCAGCCCCCAAGCGGAAACTTACGTCAACGGCCAGAGACTCTGCGAGACGACCTTATTGCAACATGGATGCGTCATTCGCTTCGGCCGAAACGCCTATCAATTCCGTTTTATCGATCCGGCTAGTGAGTTCCGCACTCCAGCCGCATCGACAGCTCTTAATTACGAACGATTCACGGGCCAGCCCGGTGGGGGAGCTAATAGAGCGGTTTCGGCAACCCCGTCAGCTGGTAATGTTATTCCCGCTACGGCTGCTGTCGTGGCTCCACCTCCTGCTGGACCTGTTATGGTAGCTGGAACTGATCCCATTTTACCTGCCGTCCTGGAATTACCAGAAGATGTGGAAGACGCTTTCTTGCACTCGTTGATTCCAAACTTGGGTACgtgatttttgaatttaaattccttcaaaattgaattaattttaattcttcGACAGATACGAGGcaaattgtttttcgattgGCGCCCACTTATTCGCTTTATCTGATGGCCCGTTACCGGGCATCGACTCACTTCCGACCGGAATTGAACCCGATGGAACGCGCCCAGCGATTGACGTTGACACTGAGCCGCGTCGGCGCCATGATGCAGGCCATCGTCCAGGAACGATACGCCGATCCACCATCGCTGGCCTTTTGGATGGCCAACGCATCTGAACTCCTCCATTTTCTCAAATCGGACCGGCACATTTGCGCCTTTTCTCTAGACGGCCAAGATTTGCTGGCCGAGGCCGTCCAAATCGCCTTCCGAAATGCCAGCGTTTGTCTGACGTCGGAGCTTCTCCAGTCGATGCCTCCGATGTTGTCTCCTCCATCTGTGGTAAATatctttaaataattttaattcgatttgaattttgattggaCGTGCCAATAGGTGGTGGAAGGACAGCCAGAACAACCGGAAGAAGAAGCCGCGACGGCCCAAGTCTTGTCCGTCTTGTCGTCAACAATGGGTTTATTGCGACGTTGCCGAGTTAATGCGGCTCTGACGATCCAGTTGTTTTCTCAACTCTTTCACGCCTTGAATGCGGCGTTGTTCAATCGCTTGGTCGGACTCGATTCGCCACGTTTGCCCGCTTCGGCATCACACCATCTTCTACCACCACCAGGTGCCAATCTTTGCTCCCGTCAGTGGGGCCTTGCACTTAGCAGACGACTGAGACGTTTGGAAGCTTGGGCCGAACGTCAGGGACTTGAATTAGCTGCCGATTGTCACTTGGGTAATTCAAATTTTAGGTCATAATCAATTTTAACTAACtaattttgaatgtttggAAATAGCACGGGTGATGCAAGCGGCCCATTTACTCCAGTCGCCTAAAAACACGGCCGAGCAATTGATAGAAACTGCCTCTTCGTGTTTCAAGCTCAATTCGTTGCAGTTGAGAGCCTTGCTGGAACGTTATAGACCTTCCCCGCAAGATGGCGAACCGGCTAATGCAATTCCGCCGCAATTGATTCAACATATTGTGCGCGTAGCCGAAGGTACAGCAGACGAACTTCAGCTGGCTGATGGTCGTCCTCTTCGACTGGACGAAGATTCCCAGTTGGCCGTTCCGTTTCTATTACCGGACGACGGATACTCTTGTGACGTCATGCGGGGCATCCCCACCGGATTGATGGAAGTCCTCGGTCCGCTCCAGCAGGCCGGCCTTTGCCGTCTGACTCCGCAACCGACTTCGTCCGGCTTATGGACCATTTACATGGGAGAAGGCGGATCGACTCCGGTGGTTGTCTCcccgcaacaacaacatcatccCGTCCGTGCACCTTCAGCTGCTGGTGAAGCCAATCAATCGTACCCGccacagcagcaacagcagcctgAACTGCAATTATTGCAATTACGCAAGGCTAGTGATTCCATGGGTTTGAGCATCGTGGCCGCCAGAGGCACTGGCCAACAACAATTAGGCATTTACATTAAATCTGTTGTCAAAGGTTAGtaagtttttcaattttaaggGACTTggatttaattcttttttaatgttccAGGAGGATCGGCTGATATCGATGGCCGTTTACAGGCTGGGGATCAATTATTGTCCGTCGATGGCTACAGTCTTGTTGGAATTACGCAGGATAGAGCAGCAGAGATTTTGATGAGAACCAGCCATACGGTTCGCCTGGAGGTTGCCAAACAAGCTGCCATGTTCCATGGATTGGCAACGTTACTCAGTCAACCGTCACCGACTTCAACCGTTTCGCGTTCCACATTGTCGCTTAATAAAACGGATCCCGTCCAACAACAACGTCGCCCACCTTTaccgcaacaacaacaacagcagcagccacCGTTCCAGGAACGACTGGTCGATTGGGATCGTCCTCCCACGTCGCATCGAATGAATTCCAACAGCAGTCCGAGTTTGGTCGCGCAGAACGAACCCCATCAACATCAACAGTCCATGGGTCAAGGCCGTCCCGTCCAACAGACGGCACCACAGTTGCGCAACGCGAATTCTCGATCGGTGCCTGCCCTTCACAACAGCGAACCCAATGTTGGCATGATGAATCAATCGCAGGAAGGGATCCATCATTTCCAGactgaacaacaacaacaacagttttacgctcagcagcaacaacagcaacaacaaagagCCATGATGAATCAACGTGCGATGTCGGCTCAGCTGCTGTCTCAACCGCGCTATCCTAATCCTCCGCAACAAGCGACGGAACCGACCAGTCCGACTCGTACAACCGCCACGCAACAAGTACAGGCAACCCGCTCTCGTTCTGTACAGAATCTCAGTGAAAATCAACAAAGAGGATCGACGACAACCTTGAGAGCTCGCCATCCATCGGATGAACGTCAATATCAGAATATTGCCCtttatcaacaacaacaac carries:
- the LOC130698032 gene encoding afadin-like isoform X4; translated protein: MPAMMEFEDRKWRDREALKHIIGQWNANRLDLFSLSEPNEEFEFHGVMRFYFQDAGQKIATKCIRVSSTASTQAVIETLIEKFRPDMKMLHMAAYALYEIHPNGAEERCLGADEKPLLVQLNWHKDDREGRFLLRRADEKSTLPAQQPPEESSFRRKFSKREKRNAKKENKLRKLKSSENDGGGCNDGENGGKNGTTVAEKLYTELPETSFTRSISNPEAVMRRRRQQKLERKLQLFRSKDGGPDTGGTLKIYGESLCRDVPYKTLLLSVRETAAYVVREMLDKYALTREDPSNYCLVQVTGGTQPTGNNNSGGEPPSEYILEDDECPLSILMNHTPGTGPVMFHVRRRPADSNSQAARRRKKKLSGSGSQGGNNQNANSSNTGSIGRLGELASPDQDPEQRTLPYLVELNPDGSEVRQGNQVRRHFVSPTVTEVGSERPAPPHPSSPIAVPSIQLFGPGIHPRHCVLAHTEGMVTLTPCSPQAETYVNGQRLCETTLLQHGCVIRFGRNAYQFRFIDPASEFRTPAASTALNYERFTGQPGGGANRAVSATPSAGNVIPATAAVVAPPPAGPVMVAGTDPILPAVLELPEDVEDAFLHSLIPNLDTRQIVFRLAPTYSLYLMARYRASTHFRPELNPMERAQRLTLTLSRVGAMMQAIVQERYADPPSLAFWMANASELLHFLKSDRHICAFSLDGQDLLAEAVQIAFRNASVCLTSELLQSMPPMLSPPSVVVEGQPEQPEEEAATAQVLSVLSSTMGLLRRCRVNAALTIQLFSQLFHALNAALFNRLVGLDSPRLPASASHHLLPPPGANLCSRQWGLALSRRLRRLEAWAERQGLELAADCHLARVMQAAHLLQSPKNTAEQLIETASSCFKLNSLQLRALLERYRPSPQDGEPANAIPPQLIQHIVRVAEGTADELQLADGRPLRLDEDSQLAVPFLLPDDGYSCDVMRGIPTGLMEVLGPLQQAGLCRLTPQPTSSGLWTIYMGEGGSTPVVVSPQQQHHPVRAPSAAGEANQSYPPQQQQQPELQLLQLRKASDSMGLSIVAARGTGQQQLGIYIKSVVKGGSADIDGRLQAGDQLLSVDGYSLVGITQDRAAEILMRTSHTVRLEVAKQAAMFHGLATLLSQPSPTSTVSRSTLSLNKTDPVQQQRRPPLPQQQQQQQPPFQERLVDWDRPPTSHRMNSNSSPSLVAQNEPHQHQQSMGQGRPVQQTAPQLRNANSRSVPALHNSEPNVGMMNQSQEGIHHFQTEQQQQQFYAQQQQQQQQRAMMNQRAMSAQLLSQPRYPNPPQQATEPTSPTRTTATQQVQATRSRSVQNLSENQQRGSTTTLRARHPSDERQYQNIALYQQQQQQQQQLQYSGQGPRPQYAQQLPPPPQQQQQPRGLLSPVNRTSGVVVPASVAHLRHPSMSQQQQNSESPPPPPPPPVSTHPLVAAAAASTGQLQQQQNPWEKEEKERETAMRRQEAARQWMEEQIDELESTANRTPKQEEQLRALKLEMEFRKRAMEAAEEEDDDDGEATGDRRGMLRLVQEDLERARQWRLEKQQQVQQPQPPQQQHQQVMTMTNGMNNNNTATVPDQERMRKIEAFQRKQRELEATQAAEERIIREAQRRKEEDVHRHQQMQHQQQWRPTSGTHVSGPPPSLMPGGQRLESATLQSSSMDSQHTSSSSSTVTSTTTKRVSFFQETTQSENKNSREDPDAFILEAENMLANTPPKSSASSSTNIDQLLLTGISTPGVIGSQEVYRDPRLKRLAEQQQQQKTQLKPGPEKLTFQEKMKMFALESGEQATPKDKSKISKAQ
- the LOC130698032 gene encoding afadin-like isoform X1, giving the protein MPAMMEFEDRKWRDREALKHIIGQWNANRLDLFSLSEPNEEFEFHGVMRFYFQDAGQKIATKCIRVSSTASTQAVIETLIEKFRPDMKMLHMAAYALYEIHPNGAEERCLGADEKPLLVQLNWHKDDREGRFLLRRADEKSTLPAQQPPEESSFRRKFSKREKRNAKKENKLRKLKSSENDGGGCNDGENGGKNGTTVAEKLYTELPETSFTRSISNPEAVMRRRRQQKLERKLQLFRSKDGGPDTGGTLKIYGESLCRDVPYKTLLLSVRETAAYVVREMLDKYALTREDPSNYCLVQVTGGTQPTGNNNSGGEPPSEYILEDDECPLSILMNHTPGTGPVMFHVRRRPADSNSQAARRRKKKLSGSGSQGGNNQNANSSNTGSIGRLGELASPDQDPEQRTLPYLVELNPDGSEVRQGNQVRRHFVSPTVTEVGSERPAPPHPSSPIAVPSIQLFGPGIHPRHCVLAHTEGMVTLTPCSPQAETYVNGQRLCETTLLQHGCVIRFGRNAYQFRFIDPASEFRTPAASTALNYERFTGQPGGGANRAVSATPSAGNVIPATAAVVAPPPAGPVMVAGTDPILPAVLELPEDVEDAFLHSLIPNLDTRQIVFRLAPTYSLYLMARYRASTHFRPELNPMERAQRLTLTLSRVGAMMQAIVQERYADPPSLAFWMANASELLHFLKSDRHICAFSLDGQDLLAEAVQIAFRNASVCLTSELLQSMPPMLSPPSVVVEGQPEQPEEEAATAQVLSVLSSTMGLLRRCRVNAALTIQLFSQLFHALNAALFNRLVGLDSPRLPASASHHLLPPPGANLCSRQWGLALSRRLRRLEAWAERQGLELAADCHLARVMQAAHLLQSPKNTAEQLIETASSCFKLNSLQLRALLERYRPSPQDGEPANAIPPQLIQHIVRVAEGTADELQLADGRPLRLDEDSQLAVPFLLPDDGYSCDVMRGIPTGLMEVLGPLQQAGLCRLTPQPTSSGLWTIYMGEGGSTPVVVSPQQQHHPVRAPSAAGEANQSYPPQQQQQPELQLLQLRKASDSMGLSIVAARGTGQQQLGIYIKSVVKGGSADIDGRLQAGDQLLSVDGYSLVGITQDRAAEILMRTSHTVRLEVAKQAAMFHGLATLLSQPSPTSTVSRSTLSLNKTDPVQQQRRPPLPQQQQQQQPPFQERLVDWDRPPTSHRMNSNSSPSLVAQNEPHQHQQSMGQGRPVQQTAPQLRNANSRSVPALHNSEPNVGMMNQSQEGIHHFQTEQQQQQFYAQQQQQQQQRAMMNQRAMSAQLLSQPRYPNPPQQATEPTSPTRTTATQQVQATRSRSVQNLSENQQRGSTTTLRARHPSDERQYQNIALYQQQQQQQQQLQYSGQGPRPQYAQQLPPPPQQQQQPRGLLSPVNRTSGVVVPASVAHLRHPSMSQQQQNSESPPPPPPPPVSTHPLVAAAAASTGQLQQQQNPWEKEEKERETAMRRQEAARQWMEEQIDELESTANRTPKQEEQLRALKLEMEFRKRAMEAAEEEDDDDGEATGDRRGMLRLVQEDLERARQWRLEKQQQVQQPQPPQQQHQQVMTMTNGMNNNNTATVPDQERMRKIEAFQRKQRELEATQAAEERIIREAQRRKEEDVHRHQQMQHQQQWRPTSGTHVSGPPPSLMPGGQRLESATLQSSSMDSQHTSSSSSTVTSTTTKRVSFFQETTQSENKNSREDPDAFILEAENMLANTPPKSSASSSTNIDQLLLTGISTPGVIGSQEVYRDPRLKRLAEQQQQQKTQLKPGPEKLTFQEKMKMFALESGEQATPKDKSKISKAQREIELKPSLTSEKTSN